The genome window ATGAACAAAGGTGAATTAGTTGATGCAGTAGCAGAAAAGGCTTCCGTTACCAAAAAACAAGCTGATTCCGTAATCAGTGCCACAGTAGAAGCAATCATGGAAGCAGTTTCGAGCGGAGAAAAAGTAACCCTCGTTGGTTTTGGCTCCTTTGAAAGCCGTGACAGAAAAGCACGTGAAGGTCGTAATCCTAAAACTGGTGAAAAAATGAATATTCCAGCTACTAAAGTTCCTGCTTTTTCTGCTGGTAAATTATTCAAGGAAAGAGTTGCCCCTCCTAAATCCTAGTTAATCCCTAGGTTGATTTTTCCATAGGGGTAAAAAGAATAAATCCTCTTTCTGCCCCCTTTTGATTTTCAAAGGGGGGAACAGTCTCATTCTATGGATAAAATAACGTTCAATCATTAAAACACTATTACATTTTCCCCTTAAACTGAAAATCCTATCTAAATTCAGTAATACCTACCTATTCAATTCTAATGGGATCGACATCAATACTAAAGGAAACCGTACTAGGACAATATTGTTTTAGGGTTAATAATTGTTGTTTTAACTCATGGGAAAAAGGCTCGAGGGATTTGAGTAAAATTTGCCAACGATAACGCCTTGCTACCCTCATCACATTGGCAGGGGCAGGCCCTAAAATTTCTACATCATCGGGGAGTATTTGTTCACAAACA of Cyanobacterium sp. HL-69 contains these proteins:
- the hupB gene encoding DNA-binding protein HU-beta HupB; protein product: MNKGELVDAVAEKASVTKKQADSVISATVEAIMEAVSSGEKVTLVGFGSFESRDRKAREGRNPKTGEKMNIPATKVPAFSAGKLFKERVAPPKS